A part of Ziziphus jujuba cultivar Dongzao chromosome 8, ASM3175591v1 genomic DNA contains:
- the LOC107413944 gene encoding dehydration-responsive element-binding protein 2C: MGALDQGINTLHLPFDSTRKRKTRSRRDGNSVAETLARWKEYNNRLDSGSDEGKPLRKVPAKGSKKGCMKGKGGPDNSRCSYRGVRQRTWGKWVAEIREPNRGNRLWLGTFPSAMEAALAYDEAARAMYGPCARLNLPNISDYSLFRDSCSVTTPSGSSSVATPAGSDSTTTSNHSEVCADEDSKVRPIAAHVKSENEGESRINPWLSTDMGDTKTTAAHVKSENESESRSNPWPSTVMGDTKTSSVVEPEAKDEATTKYIKSEAKDEHLDVEDYNWIDGGEIGDDFLQNFTMDEVFDVDELLGIMDRNPLQDSGLVQDLGHNSGQGGFLNSDNLPSEKPSHLSYQLQNPDAKLLGSLHHMDQAPSAVDYSFDFLKPGRQEDNNSGIEGQGYLNLTFPDLEF; this comes from the coding sequence ATGGGTGCTCTTGATCAAGGTATCAATACACTACATCTACCTTTCGATTCTACCAGGAAGAGGAAGACGCGGAGTAGACGGGATGGGAACTCAGTGGCGGAGACTCTGGCCCGATGGAAGGAGTATAACAATAGGCTTGATTCTGGCAGTGATGAGGGGAAACCCCTTCGTAAAGTACCCGCTAAGGGGTCGAAGAAGGGGTGTATGAAAGGCAAGGGAGGGCCTGATAACTCACGATGTAGCTACAGAGGTGTTAGACAGAGGACATGGGGAAAGTGGGTTGCAGAAATTCGAGAGCCAAACAGGGGAAATAGGCTTTGGCTAGGTACTTTCCCTTCCGCCATGGAAGCTGCTCTTGCTTATGATGAAGCAGCAAGGGCTATGTATGGTCCATGTGCCCGCCTTAATCTCCCCAATATATCGGATTACTCCTTGTTTAGGGATTCCTGTTCCGTTACGACGCCATCTGGCTCCTCCTCGGTGGCCACACCTGCAGGCTCCGACTCCACAACAACATCAAATCATTCTGAGGTATGTGCGGATGAGGATTCAAAGGTTAGGCCTATTGCTGCACATGTGAAAAGTGAGAATGAAGGTGAATCAAGAATCAATCCTTGGCTTAGCACAGATATGGGAGATACCAAAACCACTGCTGCACATGTGAAGAGTGAGAATGAAAGTGAGTCGAGAAGCAATCCTTGGCCTAGTACGGTCATGGGAGATACCAAAACCAGTAGTGTAGTTGAGCCAGAAGCAAAAGATGAGGCAACTACAAAATACATTAAATCTGAGGCTAAAGATGAGCATCTAGATGTTGAGGATTATAATTGGATTGATGGGGGCGAAATTGGAGACGACTTTTTGCAGAATTTCACAATGGATGAGGTGTTTGACGTGGATGAACTTTTAGGGATTATGGATAGAAATCCTCTTCAGGATTCGGGTTTGGTTCAAGACTTGGGTCATAATTCTGGCCAAGGAGGGTTCCTCAATAGTGACAATCTCCCCTCTGAGAAGCCATCCCATTTATCATATCAGTTGCAAAACCCGGATGCCAAGTTGCTTGGAAGTTTGCATCATATGGATCAGGCACCTTCTGCTGTTGATTATAGCTTTGATTTCTTGAAGCCTGGGAGACAGGAGGATAACAACTCTGGAATAGAAGGTCAGGGATACCTCAACTTGACATTTCCTGATTTGGAGTTTTGA
- the LOC125420490 gene encoding cation/H(+) antiporter 15 isoform X1 — protein MATFGNDSSSAYGHQHTSLYKGRHELICLPEQGVRSRGIFNGDNPFDYVCPVVFTQIFLYVLFSRLIYLFLRPLGQSKFVCNVLAGIILGPSVLGRIDTLREKLFPPRESEFLSTAASIGSIYSIFLIAVKMDMDIIVRAARNAWRIGITGFVLPLIVSYASLRPLADKFQEVMKGTFLFYVALSLSFSYFPVIAESLQELNLVNSELGHLAMSSAMLNDVIQWFFIALSVILRQENTGQAVGALVCFLALVFLSVQVIRPAVVMVIKNTPEGKPVREIYIITLLVGVLVMAFLSDIVLGSSMAGPLFLGLAIPDGPPLGAALVEKSEYIISEFFMPLFFMHVGYTVELCSVKDWRSFHRFQFTFNVGCLAKLFGTMLAALCCKIKFRNALLLGLIMNVKGILEIIVFHKWKSMKYIDEQTYTQLVVSTVAITFLVAPLIKLLSNPQSRLGPVVKHRGLRTLNSIPRNSEFRVLCCVHHEEGVNSIVKLLEAASASISSPICSYIIHAVELVGRTSPLLLPFHSHRRQQFRPAISTKSETIFRAFENYTRVSKGHVSVQPYTMIAPYKTMHETLCRLSHDKLIPLIIVPFHQNQQYLISRSVAASIHQFNVNLQMFAPCTVGILVNRSFTLSAITASFSYRVAVIFNGGPDDREALAFASRMSDHEDVSVTVVRIINLWTTKNGYQESEDRKRERKMDDAAVEEFKMKSVENEFVVWKEVEAEDDVEVVNGIRSLQSGFDLVMVGRRRWNSAETVGDDEISDFVENPELGVIGDMLASADFWGGMVSVLVMQSCGGVRAKGSTRSNSMKLYYVMENRKEVDSSFG, from the exons ATGGCCACCTTCGGCAATGATAGTTCATCAGCCTACGGTCATCAGCATACCTCCTTGTATAAGGGTCGTCACGAGTTGATTTGCCTCCCAGAACAGGGAGTGAGATCCCGAGGCATATTCAATGGAGATAATCCTTTCGACTATGTTTGTCCTGTAGTCTTTACCCAAATCTTCCTCTATGTTTTGTTTTCCAGACTTATTTACTTGTTTCTTAGGCCACTCGGACAATCCAAATTTGTCTGCAATGTCCTG GCTGGAATTATCTTAGGACCATCTGTGCTAGGACGAATAGATACATTGAGGGAGAAACTATTCCCACCAAGAGAGAGTGAATTTCTAAGCACAGCTGCATCAATCGGTTCCATATACTCCATATTCCTAATCGCGGTGAAAATGGACATGGACATCATTGTAAGGGCCGCAAGAAATGCATGGAGGATCGGTATAACAGGCTTCGTATTACCTCTCATAGTGAGTTATGCAAGTCTTCGTCCTCTAGCTGATAAATTTCAAGAAGTCATGAAAGGGACTTTCCTTTTCTATGTGGCCTTGTCATTGTCCTTCTCTTATTTTCCTGTCATAGCCGAATCTTTGCAGGAGCTGAACCTCGTAAATTCCGAATTAGGACATCTCGCAATGTCTTCCGCGATGCTCAACGACGTTATCCAATGGTTCTTCATAGCATTGTCGGTCATCCTTCGACAAGAAAATACCGGCCAAGCTGTTGGAGCTCTGGTGTGTTTCTTAGCATTGGTATTTCTTAGCGTACAAGTAATAAGGCCGGCAGTTGTAATGGTTATAAAGAATACACCAGAGGGAAAACCTGTGCGTGAGATTTATATTATTACACTGCTAGTAGGTGTTTTAGTTATGGCATTTTTGTCCGACATCGTATTAGGATCAAGCATGGCTGGTCCTTTGTTTCTGGGGTTAGCCATACCAGATGGACCACCCCTCGGCGCAGCCCTTGTAGAGAAATCTGAATACATAATTTCGGAGTTTTTCATGCCGTTGTTCTTTATGCATGTTGGCTACACTGTGGAGCTTTGTTCCGTTAAGGATTGGAGATCTTTTCACAGATTTCAGTTCACTTTTAACGTGGGATGTCTTGCAAAGCTTTTTGGAACGATGCTCGCTGCGCTATGCTGCAAAATCAAGTTCAGAAATGCTCTCTTGCTTGGCTTGATTATGAATGTCAAGGGAATACTTGAGATTATCGTTTTTCATAAATGGAAATCCATGAAG TACATAGACGAACAAACATATACTCAACTGGTAGTTTCAACAGTGGCTATAACTTTCTTGGTAGCCCCACTCATAAAACTTCTATCCAATCCACAATCAAGGCTCGGTCCGGTTGTCAAGCACAGAGGCCTCAGGACACTCAATTCCATTCCCCGCAACTCCGAATTCCGCGTTCTCTGCTGTGTCCACCACGAAGAAGGTGTGAACAGCATTGTCAAACTCCTCGAAGCCGCGAGCGCATCGATTTCGAGCCCAATCTGTTCATACATTATCCACGCCGTCGAGCTCGTCGGACGTACCTCTCCCCTCCTCTTACCATTCCACAGCCACAGAAGGCAGCAATTCAGGCCCGCAATTTCCACTAAATCCGAAACGATCTTCAGAGCTTTCGAAAATTACACTAGAGTATCAAAAGGTCATGTTTCCGTCCAACCCTACACCATGATCGCTCCGTACAAGACAATGCACGAAACCCTCTGTCGTCTCTCACATGACAAGCTCATACCTCTCATCATCGTCCCTTTCCATCAGAACCAGCAATATCTAATCAGCAGAAGCGTCGCGGCTTCCATACACCAATTCAATGTGAACTTGCAGATGTTCGCACCTTGCACCGTCGGAATTCTCGTCAACAGGAGCTTCACTTTGTCGGCGATCACCGCGAGTTTCTCGTACCGCGTCGCGGTGATCTTCAACGGAGGACCGGACGACCGGGAGGCCTTGGCTTTCGCATCACGAATGTCGGACCACGAGGATGTGTCTGTCACGGTGGTGAGGATCATCAACTTGTGGACGACGAAGAATGGCTACCAGGAAAGCGAAGATCGGAAACGGGAGAGGAAGATGGACGATGCGGCCGTGGAGGAGTTCAAGATGAAGAGCGTGGAGAATGAGTTTGTTGTTTGGAAAGAGGTGGAGGCCGAGGACGATGTGGAGGTGGTGAATGGGATTCGGAGTTTGCAGAGCGGTTTTGACCTCGTTATGGTCGGACGGAGACGGTGGAATAGTGCCGAGACCGTCGGAGACGATGAGATTTCTGATTTTGTCGAGAATCCGGAGCTTGGAGTGATCGGCGACATGCTGGCTTCGGCGGATTTTTGGGGTGGAATGGTGTCGGTGTTGGTGATGCAGAGTTGTGGAGGTGTACGGGCAAAAGGGTCTACTCGGAGTAACTCTATGAAATTGTACTACGTAATGGAAAATAGAAAGGAAGTTGATTCATcttttggttga
- the LOC125420490 gene encoding cation/H(+) antiporter 15 isoform X2, whose amino-acid sequence MDMDIIVRAARNAWRIGITGFVLPLIVSYASLRPLADKFQEVMKGTFLFYVALSLSFSYFPVIAESLQELNLVNSELGHLAMSSAMLNDVIQWFFIALSVILRQENTGQAVGALVCFLALVFLSVQVIRPAVVMVIKNTPEGKPVREIYIITLLVGVLVMAFLSDIVLGSSMAGPLFLGLAIPDGPPLGAALVEKSEYIISEFFMPLFFMHVGYTVELCSVKDWRSFHRFQFTFNVGCLAKLFGTMLAALCCKIKFRNALLLGLIMNVKGILEIIVFHKWKSMKYIDEQTYTQLVVSTVAITFLVAPLIKLLSNPQSRLGPVVKHRGLRTLNSIPRNSEFRVLCCVHHEEGVNSIVKLLEAASASISSPICSYIIHAVELVGRTSPLLLPFHSHRRQQFRPAISTKSETIFRAFENYTRVSKGHVSVQPYTMIAPYKTMHETLCRLSHDKLIPLIIVPFHQNQQYLISRSVAASIHQFNVNLQMFAPCTVGILVNRSFTLSAITASFSYRVAVIFNGGPDDREALAFASRMSDHEDVSVTVVRIINLWTTKNGYQESEDRKRERKMDDAAVEEFKMKSVENEFVVWKEVEAEDDVEVVNGIRSLQSGFDLVMVGRRRWNSAETVGDDEISDFVENPELGVIGDMLASADFWGGMVSVLVMQSCGGVRAKGSTRSNSMKLYYVMENRKEVDSSFG is encoded by the exons ATGGACATGGACATCATTGTAAGGGCCGCAAGAAATGCATGGAGGATCGGTATAACAGGCTTCGTATTACCTCTCATAGTGAGTTATGCAAGTCTTCGTCCTCTAGCTGATAAATTTCAAGAAGTCATGAAAGGGACTTTCCTTTTCTATGTGGCCTTGTCATTGTCCTTCTCTTATTTTCCTGTCATAGCCGAATCTTTGCAGGAGCTGAACCTCGTAAATTCCGAATTAGGACATCTCGCAATGTCTTCCGCGATGCTCAACGACGTTATCCAATGGTTCTTCATAGCATTGTCGGTCATCCTTCGACAAGAAAATACCGGCCAAGCTGTTGGAGCTCTGGTGTGTTTCTTAGCATTGGTATTTCTTAGCGTACAAGTAATAAGGCCGGCAGTTGTAATGGTTATAAAGAATACACCAGAGGGAAAACCTGTGCGTGAGATTTATATTATTACACTGCTAGTAGGTGTTTTAGTTATGGCATTTTTGTCCGACATCGTATTAGGATCAAGCATGGCTGGTCCTTTGTTTCTGGGGTTAGCCATACCAGATGGACCACCCCTCGGCGCAGCCCTTGTAGAGAAATCTGAATACATAATTTCGGAGTTTTTCATGCCGTTGTTCTTTATGCATGTTGGCTACACTGTGGAGCTTTGTTCCGTTAAGGATTGGAGATCTTTTCACAGATTTCAGTTCACTTTTAACGTGGGATGTCTTGCAAAGCTTTTTGGAACGATGCTCGCTGCGCTATGCTGCAAAATCAAGTTCAGAAATGCTCTCTTGCTTGGCTTGATTATGAATGTCAAGGGAATACTTGAGATTATCGTTTTTCATAAATGGAAATCCATGAAG TACATAGACGAACAAACATATACTCAACTGGTAGTTTCAACAGTGGCTATAACTTTCTTGGTAGCCCCACTCATAAAACTTCTATCCAATCCACAATCAAGGCTCGGTCCGGTTGTCAAGCACAGAGGCCTCAGGACACTCAATTCCATTCCCCGCAACTCCGAATTCCGCGTTCTCTGCTGTGTCCACCACGAAGAAGGTGTGAACAGCATTGTCAAACTCCTCGAAGCCGCGAGCGCATCGATTTCGAGCCCAATCTGTTCATACATTATCCACGCCGTCGAGCTCGTCGGACGTACCTCTCCCCTCCTCTTACCATTCCACAGCCACAGAAGGCAGCAATTCAGGCCCGCAATTTCCACTAAATCCGAAACGATCTTCAGAGCTTTCGAAAATTACACTAGAGTATCAAAAGGTCATGTTTCCGTCCAACCCTACACCATGATCGCTCCGTACAAGACAATGCACGAAACCCTCTGTCGTCTCTCACATGACAAGCTCATACCTCTCATCATCGTCCCTTTCCATCAGAACCAGCAATATCTAATCAGCAGAAGCGTCGCGGCTTCCATACACCAATTCAATGTGAACTTGCAGATGTTCGCACCTTGCACCGTCGGAATTCTCGTCAACAGGAGCTTCACTTTGTCGGCGATCACCGCGAGTTTCTCGTACCGCGTCGCGGTGATCTTCAACGGAGGACCGGACGACCGGGAGGCCTTGGCTTTCGCATCACGAATGTCGGACCACGAGGATGTGTCTGTCACGGTGGTGAGGATCATCAACTTGTGGACGACGAAGAATGGCTACCAGGAAAGCGAAGATCGGAAACGGGAGAGGAAGATGGACGATGCGGCCGTGGAGGAGTTCAAGATGAAGAGCGTGGAGAATGAGTTTGTTGTTTGGAAAGAGGTGGAGGCCGAGGACGATGTGGAGGTGGTGAATGGGATTCGGAGTTTGCAGAGCGGTTTTGACCTCGTTATGGTCGGACGGAGACGGTGGAATAGTGCCGAGACCGTCGGAGACGATGAGATTTCTGATTTTGTCGAGAATCCGGAGCTTGGAGTGATCGGCGACATGCTGGCTTCGGCGGATTTTTGGGGTGGAATGGTGTCGGTGTTGGTGATGCAGAGTTGTGGAGGTGTACGGGCAAAAGGGTCTACTCGGAGTAACTCTATGAAATTGTACTACGTAATGGAAAATAGAAAGGAAGTTGATTCATcttttggttga